AAAAGATCAGATCTTGAATATGAGGTGTGGAATTTAAGTGCTTAATCTTTTATACGAGACAACCACTTTGATTATAGAGAGAGAGCTTTTGTACGGGTTGGGATTTGTAGGTTTCTTTCACATTCTAAATTTGGGTAGTATATTAGCTTAGTTGAGGTCTCGTTTATATGTTTGGTCTCTCTCCCTTTGGTTACggggaaaatgatggaaaacgaaagaaaataaaatctttacCAAAAAATGTGTTTGTGAAGATGTTGTGAAGGTCGATTTAGCTAATAAGATGGAAAATACCATTCAACAGAGGATAACACCCGGGCATGTGGATaaggttttaagtttttttccattttctcttcatctttTAAAGCAACCAAATGGAGCATTTATTtgtgctttttctttttggtaaaAAAGACCTTTGATTTTTTTCCTctgcctttttttcctttttaatcaaTTAGCTTTCTCGGCCGGAgataaatttggaaaagttacaACGAATTGCCAGTACAGGGCTTCCTGATGGAGGACGTTTGCGCGCAATGGCTTGGAAGGTAAGAGAGTTCTATGCATTGGTTAGCCATGTTAAAATTATTCAATAAGAATTGAAATTTccagaaagaaaaattttcgTTATATGCAATAATTGTCAGTGCTTTCAACAGACTAAATTGGCTAAGCACAGACATCAAACGGACTTGTAGTTTTGGTTTCCAAAAAGATTTGGGTATAAAATTTTGTGCAGAAAGAAATAGACTCTGCTGAGTGTCTTAGATGATAAAGTGAACACAACTGATGTTTAGCTATAGATTTTCGAAGTTGAAGAGGAATAGTTTTATCTGATGGCGTATTTATGCTAATATACAAATTTGCTGATAGCTGATCAAAGCACGGATATTGGTGCtgccattttcttttctcactaaaaCACAATCATATCATTGTCATATGAGGTTGTAATGGTCTAATAGGCATTGAGAATATCATCTGTGAAAGTATAAGTTCTGATTGATCGTGATACTAGAACAGCAATCATTGGATCATTAGGAATCGTAATCGAAGTTTGTATCCCAATTAGGATGtctttcatctttctttctttcttttttcttcctcatCATAATTGACCTTTGCTCAGCGGACTTCTTTAAAAATCAACATCAGCCTCACATCAATTGTAAAGAATGCCCCTTTATAAATGATAAAAGATTTAATGGTAGCAGGTGGTAAGATGAATAAACGTGCCATCTTACAACCAACAGAGTTATCCCTTGGCTCATAGGCTTTTCAAAGTATTTCAATGACAAAAgatctttaatttctttcaccaagaaaaaaaaatgctatatgGGTCTAGCCCTGTGTGTATAATATGTATGTATACATGTCTCTATATATTACAAAAGCTATAAGACAACAAATAATAGTGGATTGTTTCAAAATCAGAGAATTAGAAGTTTTACTTCTAGTGTAGATGACAAGATGTTTCTTGAATACCATTCTTTGATACTTGTGATTGTTTGAGTATGAGCATTGATAGTCCGCATATGTTTTCTACCAGCTGCTGGTGAAAATACAAATGTCCTATGGGTGTGgccctctgtgtgtgtgtgtgtgtgtattatgTCTGCATACGTGTCTCTATGTATCACAAAAGctataaaacaacaaaaattggAGAATTAAAAGTTTCACTTCTAGTCTAGATGTCAAGATGATTCTTAAATTCCTTTATTTGATATTTGTGATTGTTTCAGTATGAGCATTGATACTGATAGTCTGAATATGGTTTCTACCAGCTTCTCCTAGGCTACTTACCTCCTTCTCGTGACCTATGGGAAAAGGAGTTGACTGAAAATAGAAAGAAGTACGCTAATCTCAAAGAGGAGCTTCTCCAAAGTCCCGTAAGATGCTGCTCACCGACCACTTCACATCTAGTTTAGCTTCagataaatatcttaaaaatgaCCTACATCAAAATGCATGATTTCTGGCTAATGGAAATCTTGAATCTAGACAGTCAAAATTCACGAGAAAAGATGGAGCCTTCAGTCCCGATGAACAGCATGTTGACAGGGATATGGATGGGCCTCTACAGCGACAAGAAATTTCTCAAGAAGACCATCCTTTAAGCCTTGGTAAAGCAAGTGTCTGGCATGAATACTTTCAGGTACATGTCTTCTCCATTCTAAGGTTTCTTCTGAATGCCTTCTGCCATAATTGAGTTGATgtctctttttgttttccctttCTGGATGCATATATTGAGTTGATGTTTGTCAGTAAAGATCCATTTGTTTCTAGCATACAGAGATTGTAGAACAGATCGATCGTGATTTGCAACGCACGCACCCAGATATGAAATTCTTCTCAGGGGACTCATCATTTAGTAGGAAAAATAAAGTATCTCATTGCTTCATCCCTAGCCTTTCTTTAGTTTTTACTTATTTGTGAGATTTCCTACTGACATGCATTGGTGAATTTCCATTCACAGGAAGCAATGAGAAATATTCTTATCCTGTTTGCAAAACTAAATCCAGCAATTCGTTATGTGCAAGGCATGAATGAGGTCTTGGCACCGATATACTTTGTGTTTACTACTGACACTGATGAGCAAAATGCTGTAAGGACTTTCTACAGTTTCTTATCCTTGTTTATCTactatttaatttgatttagtATATATTCAAAATCTAGTTCACCATGGCTTCAGACTGTTGTGGATTGCCAGTCTTGCATATATCTGGAAAAAACTAATGGActtgaagaataattttttatgctCACAGCTGACTCTGTACCCATACATGGGATGTTTTCACCACCcgatatatagatatttttcatGCAAACTTctttaaatcttattattctTCAAATCTTATATGAAATTCATGATGCATCAGAGACAGATTTTTCTTAGACAaacctaaataaaaaattctgagATAAGTTGGTTTCTATTTCTGCTTTCATGTTGTTGAACTGATAGGCTAATGATGTCAGTCTACATCATGTTTGTTATTCCCCACAGGGAAATGTGGAAGCAGATAGTTTTTCTTGCTTTGTCAGGCTATTAAGCGACTCAGTGGATCACTTTTGTCAACAATTGGATAATAGTGCAGTTGGTATACTTTCCACTCTTTCCCGCTTCTCAGAGTTATTAAAAGCCAATGATGAGGAATTGTGGTGGCATCTTGAGTTCACATCCAaggtaaaataaatcaaaatgcattataattgatgtttttttagggttttatcCTAATATGTCTCATCAGTATTTTAACCAAACacatttaattttggttttaaGCTCTTCTGGAGGCCAGCTTAGTCAATTAGGATTCACTTATCTCAGAGCAGCTTGCTTATATTACACTAAAATGTGCAGGcttatattatttgttttttggaGCAGGTGAGGCCACAATTCTATGCATTCAGGTGGATTACATTGCTACTCACTCAAGAATTCAATTTTCAAGTAATCCTAAGAATTTGGGATTCTCTTTTGGGTAATCCTTTTGGTGTTCAGGTCCTTCTCTTTTCCTCTTCCTGTCTCTCCCTTACTCACCCTACTTGTTACTTGCCTTAACGTCTTTACTCCAATattttactagttaatctatTTTCTTTGGCCATTTTCTTGTATTTAACATAATGTTTTACCAATTTATGTGAATGCTCCAATCTATCTGAATGCTCATTTGTTGGAAGCAAACTTCATTGACTGCAGGACATGCTCCTACGAGTTTGTTGTGCAATGCTGCTATGTGTTAAGAGCAGGTTACTGAGCGGTGATTTTGTGGCTAACTTGAAGCTTTTACAGCACTACCCTGATATAAACATAGAATATCTTCTCCAGGTAGCTCAGGATCTCAGTCCAGACACATCTTCTTTTCGCTTGTCTCTATAGATCATTACAATTGTGCTTCTGTATAGAATGTATCTTCTGACATAATTTTGTAACAACATACCGGATCTACATTATTAGTTGAGTTATTTCTGATGCATAATCACTTTTTCGAAGGATCAATCTCATTGATAGCCAACGGCATTCGACTCCAAGTCATATAAGCATGATTACTCAGATCTTCGTGCAGGAATACATACATGAAATATTCTTGTATACGACTTTATTCAAGCTAGAGCACATTGTCAGGGTGCTATCGAGCAGTGGTGGCTTTTACAAAATGAGTAGATAGGTTTGGGGGTGTTCATCTGGCACCACAGTCATGGACTCATGCTCGAATTCTTATGCTCTACTCTTCATCTTGATTAGCCAATTGCGCAAGTCTTTTTGAGGTGAGAAAAAAAATGCTCAAAATTAGGCACAAAGTTCTGGCTTTGGACACTTGAGTTTGACCTGTCGtgccaaacaaacaaaatataaatagtactatctcatcatttttccttttgatgAAGTATCCATTGAAGAGATAACCCCCATAAaaccaaaatttttaaactcaGAATCAGCATTCAATCGACCCCAAGAATGCCAGCAGCTCCAGCGACGAACCAACCAACTTGCAATTCAAAAGTTCAGCAAACATAAGTAATCGAGTTTAACTGCTCATTGGGGAACCAATATAAATCAGACCGCACACTTCTGCAAGATGATGCCTAATCGAAGTACCTTTTCCAAAAACATATTGGCTCTGTTTGGATCCTTAAAGGAATAATGCTGATGAGTTTGTCTTTAAGAATCATGAGCAAACCTAATAGATAAAGACAAAGGGTACACCGAGATACGAGGTTTTACCAccttattattatcattattttttttctccctgTATTGCCACTTCAGAAACTGACCGTCTTTCCCGCCACCAACTGGTCGTTATGGTATGAAAAGCTTGAAAGACTCGTTTTATAGTCTTTCTGACAATcaacttttgttatttttaacaGAATTAAATGTAGTTGCCAACcaaattattgtttttaattttccttGTTCACCTAAACCACTAATCCTTGTAgacaacattatttttaatcaacttCCTTTCAACTCTTAATTCTCGGATTTACATTTCTTCTTCCGCAAGATTCTAACGGGAGCTGACTTTCTGCTCGTCAAGTCAAAGTTTTTGCTCAGCTCTTCTGCTTCATCTCCTCTTTCTTTGTTATTCGACTTTGTGGGTGTTTCGGATCCTTACCGGTGGTCCATTGTggtgtttttcttttgataactTCATTCTCAAAATTGAAATCTGAGGTCTCTCTGGTGAGGAAATAAGCAGACCAATGGCGCAACTGCTGCTGCATGGGATCCTTCACGCTACAGTCTATGAGATTGATAAGCTTTCTGGCAAAAGTTGCTGCATGGTCCTCTGCAAGGTAGTCATTTTATTCTGAAAATTATATACCACGATCTTCTTAATTCCGAGTCGTGTAGGTTTGTAGTGACCTTTCTCTTTTTTGGATATTTGTCCTACCTGAGTTTCGTTCtaaagaaagaggaaattaAAAGGGTTATTCATCTGAAAACTAAAAAAACTAAGCTCTGCTTCCTCTCTGCTTTCCATACAATGCCGTGCTAAAGACAGCAAGTCATGCGATGGAAGAAAATGGATAATGCTACAGGGGCCGATGTCCCAACCGATGGTCCAACCGATAAAGTgaaatttcagttttttttttttttttaaaccttttcaagtacttttttttaacaaaaaatacataaattcaataatattcactttcttaatcactaagggGAAAAAAGGGTCAAAACCATCGGTCCTTTATCGGTTCAATAAGCATTACTCAAAGACAATATACTGTTGAAAACATTCCTCCAATGTCCAGGAAACCATATGTATACATGAAGTTTCAAACAAAGAGTTTGGCTATTTCATATTTGAATTCTCTATATCTCTAACATGTTAAGAATAATATTCGGAAACTATACCTTTTGATCAAAATACTAAAACTACTCTTTGCTGATGAGATGTCTTTCATATAAACTGAGTTGATGGTGCAGTAGAATAATTCTCAACTTTTTCTGTGTGTTGTTTGTTTAGGTTTCAGTTTTTCTCACTCTGATTCTTTTCATCAAGAACAGATTTTGGCTGACTTAAATTGTCAATGATTTTTAATGCAGCTGATGGAAAACGTAGAAACTCTGGGGTTTGGAAGAGGTAAATCCAAATTCTATGCAACAATTGAAATAGAGAATACTACAGTTGCCCGTACTAGACTATTGGAAAATGAACACTCTAATCTCCAATGGTCCGAGTCTTTCCACATTTACTGTGCTCATAAGGCTTCTCATATTGCGTTCTCTATCAAAGAAGGTGATCCTATTGGGGCAAGAGTAATCGGCAAAGCTTATATGCCTGTTGGGGACATAgtaagtggtgaagaagtgaaTAGATGGCTTAGGATCTTGAGTAATAACCATAAACGTCTCCATGGAGGTCCCAAAATCCACGTGAAGTTACAATTTTTCGATGTCACTCGAGAATGTAACTGGTCTCGGGGaattagaagtaataaattTCCAGGAGTCCCTTTCACATTCTTTCCACAGAGACATGGTTGTAGAGTTACTCTTTATCAAGATGCTCACATCCCAGACAAATTTATCCCGAAAATCCCTCTTGCTGGGGGTAAGTACTATGAGCCACAACGATGCTGGGAAGATATCTTTGATGCCATTTCCAAAGCAAAGCATTTGATATACATTGCTGGATGGTCTGTATATACTAAGATCAAGTTAGTGAGGGACTTGAGGAGACAAAAGCCTGAAGGAGAGCTGACCTTGGGGGAGCTTCTTAAAAACAAGGCAAGCGAAGGGGTAAGGGTCTTGATGCTTGTTTGGGATGACAGAACTTCAGTAAAATTGCTAAAGAAGGATGGAGTAATGGCTACCCATGATGAAGATACGGAAAGCTATTTCCATGACACTGGAGTACATTGTATTTTATGCCCTCGTAATCCTGACAACAGCGAAAGCATTGTTCAAGACTTGGAGGTTTCCACCATGTTCACTCATCATCAGAAGATTGTGGTGGTCGACAGTGGGATGCCCATTGGAAATTCTGGAAAGAGGAGGATAGTGAGCTTCATTGGTGGCATTGATCTTTGTGATGGGAGATATGACACTCCCTTTCATTCCATTTTCGGGACTCTATATACAGCCCACCATGATGATTTTCATCAGCCCAACTTTGCTGGTGCCTCAATCAAGAAAGGTGGACCTAGGGAGCCTTGGCATGACATTCACTGCAGGTTAGAAGGGCAAATTGCCTGGGATGTTTTATTCAATTTTGAGCAGAGATGGATGAAGCAAGGCATAAAGGGCTTGCTTATTCGATTAAAagatttagataaaatattcaTAGGTCCATCTCCAGTTATGTATCCTGAAGACTATGACACATGGGATGTTCAATTGTTCCGATCAATTGATGGAGGAGCTGTCTTTGGCTTCCCTGATGATCCTGAGGAAGCAGCCAGGGCAGGTCTGGTCACTTGGAAGGATAATGTAATTGAAAGAAGCATTCAGGATGCTTACATCAATGCCATTAGACGAGCAAAGAGATTCATTTACATTGAAAACCAGTATTTTCTTGGAAGCTCATTTTGCTGGAATTCACAAGACCTTAAGGTTGAGCAGATTGGTGCTGTACATCTAATTCCTAAAGAGCTGTCACTAAAGATTGTTAGTAAAATTGAGGCAGGAGAAAGATTTCGTGTCTATGTCGTTATTCCAATGTGG
This is a stretch of genomic DNA from Carya illinoinensis cultivar Pawnee chromosome 3, C.illinoinensisPawnee_v1, whole genome shotgun sequence. It encodes these proteins:
- the LOC122305136 gene encoding TBC domain-containing protein C1952.17c-like isoform X2 → MLKGKLKLPVPEKALRVFPDRLGSLVAGFDDKEEDNGGSDVAFEHGEELETFQPNGFKSDRASDDDEKFQEELEVKVRPRPDKDGAGPASVSRVIAADEKRSDLEYELSRPEINLEKLQRIASTGLPDGGRLRAMAWKLLLGYLPPSRDLWEKELTENRKKYANLKEELLQSPSKFTRKDGAFSPDEQHVDRDMDGPLQRQEISQEDHPLSLGKASVWHEYFQHTEIVEQIDRDLQRTHPDMKFFSGDSSFSRKNKEAMRNILILFAKLNPAIRYVQGMNEVLAPIYFVFTTDTDEQNAGNVEADSFSCFVRLLSDSVDHFCQQLDNSAVGILSTLSRFSELLKANDEELWWHLEFTSKVRPQFYAFRWITLLLTQEFNFQVILRIWDSLLGHAPTSLLCNAAMC
- the LOC122305136 gene encoding TBC domain-containing protein C1952.17c-like isoform X1, giving the protein MLKGKLKLPVPEKALRVFPDRLGSLVAGFDDKEEDNGGSDVAFEHGEELETFQPNGFKSDRASDDDEKFQEELEVKVRPRPDKDGAGPASVSRVIAADEKRSDLEYELSRPEINLEKLQRIASTGLPDGGRLRAMAWKLLLGYLPPSRDLWEKELTENRKKYANLKEELLQSPSKFTRKDGAFSPDEQHVDRDMDGPLQRQEISQEDHPLSLGKASVWHEYFQHTEIVEQIDRDLQRTHPDMKFFSGDSSFSRKNKEAMRNILILFAKLNPAIRYVQGMNEVLAPIYFVFTTDTDEQNAGNVEADSFSCFVRLLSDSVDHFCQQLDNSAVGILSTLSRFSELLKANDEELWWHLEFTSKVRPQFYAFRWITLLLTQEFNFQVILRIWDSLLGNPFGVQDMLLRVCCAMLLCVKSRLLSGDFVANLKLLQHYPDINIEYLLQVAQDLSPDTSSFRLSL
- the LOC122305135 gene encoding phospholipase D alpha 1-like — protein: MAQLLLHGILHATVYEIDKLSGKSCCMVLCKLMENVETLGFGRGKSKFYATIEIENTTVARTRLLENEHSNLQWSESFHIYCAHKASHIAFSIKEGDPIGARVIGKAYMPVGDIVSGEEVNRWLRILSNNHKRLHGGPKIHVKLQFFDVTRECNWSRGIRSNKFPGVPFTFFPQRHGCRVTLYQDAHIPDKFIPKIPLAGGKYYEPQRCWEDIFDAISKAKHLIYIAGWSVYTKIKLVRDLRRQKPEGELTLGELLKNKASEGVRVLMLVWDDRTSVKLLKKDGVMATHDEDTESYFHDTGVHCILCPRNPDNSESIVQDLEVSTMFTHHQKIVVVDSGMPIGNSGKRRIVSFIGGIDLCDGRYDTPFHSIFGTLYTAHHDDFHQPNFAGASIKKGGPREPWHDIHCRLEGQIAWDVLFNFEQRWMKQGIKGLLIRLKDLDKIFIGPSPVMYPEDYDTWDVQLFRSIDGGAVFGFPDDPEEAARAGLVTWKDNVIERSIQDAYINAIRRAKRFIYIENQYFLGSSFCWNSQDLKVEQIGAVHLIPKELSLKIVSKIEAGERFRVYVVIPMWPEGIPESAAVEEILNCQKRTMEMMYKDIVQALQTKGIEANPKDYLTFFCLGNRERMKSGEYEPSEKPENDTDYSRAQKARRFMIYVHAKMMIVDDEYIITGSANINQRSMDGARDSEIAMGAYQPFHLATSQPARGQIHGFRMALWYEHLGMLDDFFLQPESVECIQKVNQIARKYWDCYSSETVDHDLPGHLLSYPINIAENGEVTELPGTEFFPDTRAKVLGSMSKFLPPILTT